The genomic window TCCATGAACAACACCACCTCCGGCCGCGCCGGCATTCGAGGATACCAGCTTGCCCGCAAAAGACAAACCGGGCTTTGGGTCCTCGTTGTGGCGCTGTGCCTCCTTTTTGGGGGGCTCATGACCCGACCGGCTTTCGCCGCCGCCATCCGCCTGGCCGCCCTGGGCGACAGCCTGACCGCCGGCTACGGCCTGCCTGTGGCCGACGCCTTCCCGGCCCGCCTGCAAGCGGCCCTGGCCGCGAAAGGCCACGACGTGGCCATCGCCAATTTCGGCGTCTCGGGCGACACCACGGCCGGCGGCCTGGCCCGCCTGGACATGGTCCTGGCCACGCGCCCCGACGGCGTCCTCGTGGAGCTCGGGGCCAACGACATGCTGCGCGGCCTGGAGCCCGAGGCGGCCCGGGCCAACCTCGACGCCATCCTCGCGCGCCTGGCCAAGGCCGGCATCCCGGTCCTTTTGTGCGGCATGCGCGCGGCGAAAAACTACGGCGCCGACTACGCCGCCGCCTACGACGCCCTCTATCCCGAGCTGGCCGAAAAATACGGCGCCACGCTCTATCCGTTCTTCCTCGACGGCGTGACCGGCCAGCCCGGCCTGACCCTGCCCGACGGTCTGCACCCGAGCGCCGCGGGCGTGGGCGAAATCGTCGCGCGCATCCTGCCGGTCGTCGAAACCTTCCTGGGCCGCCTGCCGGCCGCCCCAAAACCCTGAGCCGCCGCCATGCCCGCCCTTTTAATCGACGTCGGCAACACCAACAGCAAATTCGGCCTGGCCGAGCGCACCGGGCTGGGGCCGTCGTTCGCCCTGCCCACCGACCGGGCGGCCACGCCCGACAGCCTGGGGCTGGCCATCGTCTCGGCCCTGTCCTTTCACGGCGTGAAACCGGCCGACATCGAGGCGGCCGTGGCCTCGTCGGTGGTGCCGCCGCTGTCGCCGGTGCTGTCCGCCGCCGTGTCGCGCTACCTGGGCGTGCGGCTGCGTTTCGTGCCGACCGACATCC from Solidesulfovibrio sp. includes these protein-coding regions:
- a CDS encoding arylesterase encodes the protein MTRPAFAAAIRLAALGDSLTAGYGLPVADAFPARLQAALAAKGHDVAIANFGVSGDTTAGGLARLDMVLATRPDGVLVELGANDMLRGLEPEAARANLDAILARLAKAGIPVLLCGMRAAKNYGADYAAAYDALYPELAEKYGATLYPFFLDGVTGQPGLTLPDGLHPSAAGVGEIVARILPVVETFLGRLPAAPKP